Proteins encoded together in one Eublepharis macularius isolate TG4126 chromosome 2, MPM_Emac_v1.0, whole genome shotgun sequence window:
- the ZDHHC22 gene encoding palmitoyltransferase ZDHHC22 encodes MLVLRFLNVVAPAYFLCISVVTFVLQLFLFIPSMFKDPSATPLFSSALLHGALFLFLSANALGNYILVIQNSPEDLSKGPNLGPGGEGAANWPDASRTPGSALPGTHFCRLCVRVTQRHDHHCFFTGNCIGSRNMRNFIMFCLYTSLACLDSLVAGVAYISAVLSTSFNNPLAFLTLLPHSISQFFSGALLSSEMFVILMLYLWLGIGLACAGFCCHQMLLILRGQTRYQVRKGTAARARPWRKNLQEVFGKRWLIGLLIPMLNVGSDYHRQKEK; translated from the exons ATGTTAGTTCTCAGGTTCCTCAATGTGGTTGCTCCAGCCTACTTCCTGTGCATCTCTGTGGTGACCTTCGTCCTCCAGCTCTTCCTCTTCATCCCCAGCATGTTTAAGGACCCTTCTGCCACCCCACTGTTCTCCTCTGCTCTGCTGCatggagccctcttccttttcctCTCTGCCAATGCTCTTGGCAACTACATCCTGGTGATCCAGAACTCCCCAGAGGATCTGAGCAAAGGCCCAAACTTGGGACCAGGAGGCGAAGGGGCGGCCAACTGGCCAGATGCAAGCAGGACCCCTGGCTCAGCTTTGCCTGGCACTCACTTCTGTAGACTTTGTGTCAGAGTCACTCAAAGGCATGACCATCACTGTTTTTTCACAGGGAACTGCATTGGTAGCAGGAACATGCGGAACTTCATCATGTTCTGCCTGTACACTTCTTTGGCTTGCCTCGATTCCCTTGTGGCTGGGGTGGCTTACATTTCGGCAGTGCTCTCTACATCCTTTAACAACCCTTTGGCTTTCCTTACTCTCCTGCCTCATTCCATCAGCCAGTTCTTCTCAG GAGCTCTTCTTAGCTCAGAAATGTTTGTCATCCTCATGCTATACCTCTGGCTGGGAATTGGACTTGCCTGTGCTGGCTTCTGCTGTCACCAAATGCTGTTGATCTTGAGAGGACAAACTCGATACCAAGTGCGGAAGGGGACAGCGGCACGAGCCCGGCCCTGGAGGAAGAACCTGCAGGAGGTCTTTGGGAAGAGGTGGCTGATTGGACTTCTCATCCCCATGCTCAATGTTGGAAGTGACTATCACAGGCAGAAGGAGAAGTGA